A DNA window from Sphaeramia orbicularis chromosome 22, fSphaOr1.1, whole genome shotgun sequence contains the following coding sequences:
- the bag5 gene encoding BAG family molecular chaperone regulator 5 isoform X2, translated as MCANVFGVLKSLFGKPFDGGKRMDHGGPQQQQPHPHPHPMEAQQQPYHPQHPAMMRLYEVQKEVASLGPQVCTFSGLQHDRDYKRLERELTRLQLEVDQVDTEGKPELQGARKRAAQEVEGLLRYLEENASHPSRVAIEELSNEARRLVDEKVVAPQRAGGVAEINDELVDALQELVLKLTQVKTEGRVPLRKARYRALTRLCAVQDVIEGRTQQQTLSLPLSGDTHEAVHRINQVMVKVSVARSQLVALLMGLSGRDSCAHLSRILTEMQVELDALDVSGNAAVRNYRKQVVEEINGLLKHLDLEGEGDDTRRYDLAQNNSIREIEAVRAHVSHLREGVLRHCLMGDLTFRPKAELQSLLMHLDQVDTAKNPCIREARRRAVVEVQAVITFLDLREALARRYPGPTEHPSHRAVWMVLGSLSDLQAQVLGFDGKRADKSYMMLEELLTKQLLMLDAVDPQGDETTKMARKQAVKFAQNILSYLDMKTDEWEY; from the exons cCTGTTTGGAAAGCCCTTTGATGGTGGGAAGAGGATGGACCATGGCGgcccgcagcagcagcagccgcatCCCCATCCCCATCCCATGGAGGCTCAGCAGCAGCCATACCATCCACAGCACCCGGCTATGATGCGTCTGTACGAGGTCCAGAAGGAGGTGGCCTCGCTGGGGCCTCAGGTCTGCACCTTCAGCGGCCTCCAACACGACCGCGACTACAAACGTCTGGAGCGGGAGCTGACCCGGCTGCAGCTGGAGGTGGACCAG GTGGACACTGAGGGCAAACCGGAGCTGCAGGGGGCCCGAAAGAGAGCAGCGCAGGAGGTGGAAGGCCTACTGCGATACCTGGAGGAGAACGCCTCTCACCCGTCCCGAGTGGCCATCGAGGAGCTGAGCAACGAGGCGCGGCGACTGGTGGATGAGAAGGTGGTGGCGCCGCAGCGTGCTGGAGGCGTGGCTGAGATAAACGATGAGCTTGTGGATGCGTTGCAGGAGCTGGTGCTGAAGCTCACCCAAGTCAAGACCGAAGGGAGGGTGCCGCTCCGGAAGGCGCGTTACCGAGCACTAACACGCCTGTGTGCTGTGCAGGATGTGATTGAAGGGCGCACTCAGCAGCAGACCCTCTCCCTGCCACTGTCAGGGGATACCCATGAGGCCGTGCACCGCATCAACCAGGTGATGGTGAAGGTGAGCGTGGCCCGCAGTCAGCTGGTGGCTCTGCTGATGGGCCTGAGTGGGCGGGACAGCTGTGCACACCTGTCTCGAATCCTGACGGAGATGCAGGTGGAGCTGGATGCTCTGGATGTTTCTGGAAACGCTGCAGTTAGAAACTACCGGAAGCAGGTTGTGGAGGAGATAAACGGGCTGCTGAAACATCTGGACCTGGAAGGAGAGGGAGATGATACGCGAAG GTACGACTTGGCGCAGAACAACTCCATCCGTGAGATTGAGGCGGTCCGAGCTCACGTATCCCACTTGCGAGAGGGCGTCCTGCGTCACTGTCTAATGGGCGACCTGACCTTCAGACCCAAAGCAGAGCTGCAGAGCCTCCTCATGCACCTGGACCAGGTGGACACGGCCAAGAACCCATGCATCCGCGAGGCCCGCCGCCGCGCCGTAGTGGAGGTCCAGGCCGTCATCACCTTCCTTGACCTCCGAGAAGCTCTCGCCCGCCGCTACCCGGGCCCCACTGAGCATCCATCGCACCGGGCCGTGTGGATGGTCCTGGGCAGCCTGTCGGACCTCCAGGCCCAGGTTCTGGGCTTCGACGGGAAGAGGGCCGATAAGAGCTACATGATGTTGGAGGAGCTGCTGACCAAACAGCTGCTGATGTTGGACGCCGTGGACCCACAAGGCGATGAGACCACCAAAATGGCCCGAAAACAGGCGGTGAAGTTCGCCCAGAACATTCTGAGCTACTTGGACATGAAGACGGACGAGTGGGAGTACTGA
- the bag5 gene encoding BAG family molecular chaperone regulator 5 isoform X3 — MAVRWLCSLFGKPFDGGKRMDHGGPQQQQPHPHPHPMEAQQQPYHPQHPAMMRLYEVQKEVASLGPQVCTFSGLQHDRDYKRLERELTRLQLEVDQVDTEGKPELQGARKRAAQEVEGLLRYLEENASHPSRVAIEELSNEARRLVDEKVVAPQRAGGVAEINDELVDALQELVLKLTQVKTEGRVPLRKARYRALTRLCAVQDVIEGRTQQQTLSLPLSGDTHEAVHRINQVMVKVSVARSQLVALLMGLSGRDSCAHLSRILTEMQVELDALDVSGNAAVRNYRKQVVEEINGLLKHLDLEGEGDDTRRYDLAQNNSIREIEAVRAHVSHLREGVLRHCLMGDLTFRPKAELQSLLMHLDQVDTAKNPCIREARRRAVVEVQAVITFLDLREALARRYPGPTEHPSHRAVWMVLGSLSDLQAQVLGFDGKRADKSYMMLEELLTKQLLMLDAVDPQGDETTKMARKQAVKFAQNILSYLDMKTDEWEY; from the exons cCTGTTTGGAAAGCCCTTTGATGGTGGGAAGAGGATGGACCATGGCGgcccgcagcagcagcagccgcatCCCCATCCCCATCCCATGGAGGCTCAGCAGCAGCCATACCATCCACAGCACCCGGCTATGATGCGTCTGTACGAGGTCCAGAAGGAGGTGGCCTCGCTGGGGCCTCAGGTCTGCACCTTCAGCGGCCTCCAACACGACCGCGACTACAAACGTCTGGAGCGGGAGCTGACCCGGCTGCAGCTGGAGGTGGACCAG GTGGACACTGAGGGCAAACCGGAGCTGCAGGGGGCCCGAAAGAGAGCAGCGCAGGAGGTGGAAGGCCTACTGCGATACCTGGAGGAGAACGCCTCTCACCCGTCCCGAGTGGCCATCGAGGAGCTGAGCAACGAGGCGCGGCGACTGGTGGATGAGAAGGTGGTGGCGCCGCAGCGTGCTGGAGGCGTGGCTGAGATAAACGATGAGCTTGTGGATGCGTTGCAGGAGCTGGTGCTGAAGCTCACCCAAGTCAAGACCGAAGGGAGGGTGCCGCTCCGGAAGGCGCGTTACCGAGCACTAACACGCCTGTGTGCTGTGCAGGATGTGATTGAAGGGCGCACTCAGCAGCAGACCCTCTCCCTGCCACTGTCAGGGGATACCCATGAGGCCGTGCACCGCATCAACCAGGTGATGGTGAAGGTGAGCGTGGCCCGCAGTCAGCTGGTGGCTCTGCTGATGGGCCTGAGTGGGCGGGACAGCTGTGCACACCTGTCTCGAATCCTGACGGAGATGCAGGTGGAGCTGGATGCTCTGGATGTTTCTGGAAACGCTGCAGTTAGAAACTACCGGAAGCAGGTTGTGGAGGAGATAAACGGGCTGCTGAAACATCTGGACCTGGAAGGAGAGGGAGATGATACGCGAAG GTACGACTTGGCGCAGAACAACTCCATCCGTGAGATTGAGGCGGTCCGAGCTCACGTATCCCACTTGCGAGAGGGCGTCCTGCGTCACTGTCTAATGGGCGACCTGACCTTCAGACCCAAAGCAGAGCTGCAGAGCCTCCTCATGCACCTGGACCAGGTGGACACGGCCAAGAACCCATGCATCCGCGAGGCCCGCCGCCGCGCCGTAGTGGAGGTCCAGGCCGTCATCACCTTCCTTGACCTCCGAGAAGCTCTCGCCCGCCGCTACCCGGGCCCCACTGAGCATCCATCGCACCGGGCCGTGTGGATGGTCCTGGGCAGCCTGTCGGACCTCCAGGCCCAGGTTCTGGGCTTCGACGGGAAGAGGGCCGATAAGAGCTACATGATGTTGGAGGAGCTGCTGACCAAACAGCTGCTGATGTTGGACGCCGTGGACCCACAAGGCGATGAGACCACCAAAATGGCCCGAAAACAGGCGGTGAAGTTCGCCCAGAACATTCTGAGCTACTTGGACATGAAGACGGACGAGTGGGAGTACTGA
- the bag5 gene encoding BAG family molecular chaperone regulator 5 isoform X1, with the protein MGKAAKRRRVRSRTERPGSSLFGKPFDGGKRMDHGGPQQQQPHPHPHPMEAQQQPYHPQHPAMMRLYEVQKEVASLGPQVCTFSGLQHDRDYKRLERELTRLQLEVDQVDTEGKPELQGARKRAAQEVEGLLRYLEENASHPSRVAIEELSNEARRLVDEKVVAPQRAGGVAEINDELVDALQELVLKLTQVKTEGRVPLRKARYRALTRLCAVQDVIEGRTQQQTLSLPLSGDTHEAVHRINQVMVKVSVARSQLVALLMGLSGRDSCAHLSRILTEMQVELDALDVSGNAAVRNYRKQVVEEINGLLKHLDLEGEGDDTRRYDLAQNNSIREIEAVRAHVSHLREGVLRHCLMGDLTFRPKAELQSLLMHLDQVDTAKNPCIREARRRAVVEVQAVITFLDLREALARRYPGPTEHPSHRAVWMVLGSLSDLQAQVLGFDGKRADKSYMMLEELLTKQLLMLDAVDPQGDETTKMARKQAVKFAQNILSYLDMKTDEWEY; encoded by the exons cCTGTTTGGAAAGCCCTTTGATGGTGGGAAGAGGATGGACCATGGCGgcccgcagcagcagcagccgcatCCCCATCCCCATCCCATGGAGGCTCAGCAGCAGCCATACCATCCACAGCACCCGGCTATGATGCGTCTGTACGAGGTCCAGAAGGAGGTGGCCTCGCTGGGGCCTCAGGTCTGCACCTTCAGCGGCCTCCAACACGACCGCGACTACAAACGTCTGGAGCGGGAGCTGACCCGGCTGCAGCTGGAGGTGGACCAG GTGGACACTGAGGGCAAACCGGAGCTGCAGGGGGCCCGAAAGAGAGCAGCGCAGGAGGTGGAAGGCCTACTGCGATACCTGGAGGAGAACGCCTCTCACCCGTCCCGAGTGGCCATCGAGGAGCTGAGCAACGAGGCGCGGCGACTGGTGGATGAGAAGGTGGTGGCGCCGCAGCGTGCTGGAGGCGTGGCTGAGATAAACGATGAGCTTGTGGATGCGTTGCAGGAGCTGGTGCTGAAGCTCACCCAAGTCAAGACCGAAGGGAGGGTGCCGCTCCGGAAGGCGCGTTACCGAGCACTAACACGCCTGTGTGCTGTGCAGGATGTGATTGAAGGGCGCACTCAGCAGCAGACCCTCTCCCTGCCACTGTCAGGGGATACCCATGAGGCCGTGCACCGCATCAACCAGGTGATGGTGAAGGTGAGCGTGGCCCGCAGTCAGCTGGTGGCTCTGCTGATGGGCCTGAGTGGGCGGGACAGCTGTGCACACCTGTCTCGAATCCTGACGGAGATGCAGGTGGAGCTGGATGCTCTGGATGTTTCTGGAAACGCTGCAGTTAGAAACTACCGGAAGCAGGTTGTGGAGGAGATAAACGGGCTGCTGAAACATCTGGACCTGGAAGGAGAGGGAGATGATACGCGAAG GTACGACTTGGCGCAGAACAACTCCATCCGTGAGATTGAGGCGGTCCGAGCTCACGTATCCCACTTGCGAGAGGGCGTCCTGCGTCACTGTCTAATGGGCGACCTGACCTTCAGACCCAAAGCAGAGCTGCAGAGCCTCCTCATGCACCTGGACCAGGTGGACACGGCCAAGAACCCATGCATCCGCGAGGCCCGCCGCCGCGCCGTAGTGGAGGTCCAGGCCGTCATCACCTTCCTTGACCTCCGAGAAGCTCTCGCCCGCCGCTACCCGGGCCCCACTGAGCATCCATCGCACCGGGCCGTGTGGATGGTCCTGGGCAGCCTGTCGGACCTCCAGGCCCAGGTTCTGGGCTTCGACGGGAAGAGGGCCGATAAGAGCTACATGATGTTGGAGGAGCTGCTGACCAAACAGCTGCTGATGTTGGACGCCGTGGACCCACAAGGCGATGAGACCACCAAAATGGCCCGAAAACAGGCGGTGAAGTTCGCCCAGAACATTCTGAGCTACTTGGACATGAAGACGGACGAGTGGGAGTACTGA